One window from the genome of Pseudanabaena yagii GIHE-NHR1 encodes:
- the ppsA gene encoding phosphoenolpyruvate synthase — MTSSTFASETSRNVPKEQALVLWFEEVGIADIPLVGGKNASLGEMIRQLQPKGVNVPNGFATTAYAFRHFIEKAGLEAKLRELFADLDIEDMNNLRDRGRMARALVLSTPFPDDLQMAIAMSYQKLCDCYECGKESDVAVRSSATAEDLPDASFAGQQETYLNVYGANEVVDACHRCFASLFTDRAISYRTINGFDHFDIALSVGVQKMVRSDLASSGVMFSIDTETGFKNAALITAAYGLGENVVQGAVNPDEYFVFKPTLKQGFRPILEKRLGTKEIKMVYDIGGGKLTKNIPVPVSERVKFAITDDEILKLAEWACIIEDHYSEVRGKLSPMDIEWAKDGRTGELFIVQARPETVQSQKSGNILRNYKLNGSSNVLITGRAVGEMIGQGKANVILEVHNIEDFQAGQVLVTNKTDPDWEPIMKKASAIVTNQGGRTCHAAIIAREMGIPAIVGCGNATGVLKTGQEVTISCAEGEEGKVYEGLVPFEVIETSLDNLPKLSTKILMNVGNPEEAFGLSSIPCDGVGLARMEFIIANHIKAHPLALMNFDTLEDKAAKWEISQLTARYENKADFFVDKLAHGIGTIAAAFYPKPVVVRMSDFKSNEYANLLGGRAFEPTEENPMIGWRGASRYYDPKYREAYGLECQALKRVRDDMGLTNVIPMIPFCRTPEEGRKVLAEMEKHGLKRGENGLEVYVMCEIPSNVILADDFSQVFDGFSIGSNDLTQLTLGLDRDSSLVAHIFDERNEAVKSMVRTVIQKAKANHRKIGICGQAPSDYPEFAKFLVEQGIDSISLNPDSVLKTMLELAKM, encoded by the coding sequence ATGACTAGCTCGACTTTTGCCTCAGAAACATCTAGAAATGTTCCCAAAGAACAAGCATTAGTCCTTTGGTTTGAAGAAGTGGGAATTGCTGATATTCCGCTTGTGGGTGGGAAAAATGCTTCTCTTGGCGAAATGATTCGTCAACTTCAGCCTAAGGGGGTAAATGTTCCCAATGGGTTTGCGACCACTGCCTATGCTTTCCGTCATTTCATTGAGAAAGCTGGACTCGAAGCAAAATTGCGTGAACTCTTTGCCGATCTAGACATTGAGGACATGAATAACCTGCGCGATCGCGGTCGTATGGCACGCGCTTTAGTCCTCAGCACGCCATTCCCCGACGATCTGCAAATGGCGATCGCCATGTCCTATCAGAAACTATGTGATTGCTATGAATGCGGCAAGGAATCCGATGTAGCCGTCCGTTCTAGCGCCACTGCCGAAGACTTGCCCGATGCCAGTTTTGCAGGACAACAGGAAACCTATCTCAATGTCTATGGTGCGAATGAAGTTGTCGATGCTTGCCATCGCTGCTTTGCTTCACTATTTACGGATCGCGCCATTTCCTACCGCACCATCAATGGTTTCGATCATTTCGATATTGCCCTCTCCGTCGGCGTGCAGAAGATGGTACGTTCCGATCTCGCCTCCTCTGGTGTGATGTTCTCCATCGACACCGAGACAGGCTTTAAAAATGCAGCGTTAATCACCGCTGCCTATGGTTTAGGTGAAAATGTCGTGCAGGGTGCAGTCAATCCCGATGAGTATTTCGTTTTCAAACCAACTCTCAAACAAGGCTTCCGTCCCATTCTCGAAAAACGCCTCGGTACAAAAGAAATCAAGATGGTCTATGACATTGGCGGCGGTAAGCTGACCAAGAATATTCCTGTTCCCGTTTCCGAACGAGTCAAGTTCGCGATTACCGATGACGAGATTCTCAAACTCGCAGAATGGGCTTGCATCATCGAAGATCACTATTCAGAAGTACGCGGCAAGTTGTCACCGATGGATATTGAATGGGCAAAAGATGGACGCACAGGAGAACTGTTCATCGTTCAGGCAAGACCTGAAACCGTGCAGTCGCAAAAGTCAGGCAACATTCTTAGGAACTACAAACTGAATGGTTCTAGCAATGTCTTGATTACAGGTCGTGCTGTGGGCGAGATGATCGGTCAAGGTAAAGCAAATGTGATTTTGGAAGTCCATAACATCGAAGATTTCCAAGCAGGACAAGTGCTAGTCACCAACAAGACTGACCCTGACTGGGAACCAATCATGAAAAAGGCTAGTGCGATCGTCACCAACCAAGGTGGACGCACCTGCCACGCCGCCATCATTGCGCGAGAAATGGGTATTCCTGCGATCGTTGGTTGCGGCAACGCCACAGGCGTTCTCAAAACTGGTCAGGAGGTCACGATTTCCTGTGCTGAAGGTGAAGAAGGCAAGGTTTATGAAGGGCTAGTTCCCTTTGAAGTGATCGAGACTTCCCTCGACAATTTGCCTAAACTCTCTACCAAGATCTTGATGAATGTGGGCAACCCCGAAGAAGCCTTTGGTTTATCTTCCATTCCCTGCGATGGTGTTGGCTTAGCCCGTATGGAGTTCATCATCGCTAACCACATCAAGGCACATCCTCTTGCCCTGATGAACTTCGACACCCTCGAAGACAAGGCGGCGAAATGGGAAATCTCGCAACTGACAGCCCGCTATGAAAACAAGGCTGATTTCTTTGTAGACAAGCTGGCTCACGGTATCGGCACGATCGCCGCAGCATTTTATCCCAAGCCTGTCGTAGTAAGAATGTCCGACTTCAAGAGCAACGAGTATGCCAATCTGCTCGGTGGTCGTGCCTTTGAACCTACTGAAGAAAACCCAATGATTGGCTGGCGTGGGGCATCCCGCTACTACGATCCTAAATATCGCGAAGCCTACGGTTTGGAATGTCAAGCCCTCAAGCGTGTCCGCGATGACATGGGCTTAACCAACGTGATTCCGATGATTCCTTTCTGTCGCACTCCTGAAGAAGGTCGTAAGGTACTTGCAGAAATGGAAAAACATGGCTTGAAGCGTGGCGAAAATGGATTAGAAGTCTATGTGATGTGCGAAATCCCCAGTAATGTGATCTTGGCGGATGACTTCTCGCAAGTCTTTGATGGCTTCTCGATTGGCTCCAATGACCTCACCCAGTTAACTCTTGGATTAGATCGTGATTCTTCCCTCGTTGCTCATATCTTTGATGAACGCAATGAAGCGGTTAAGTCAATGGTTCGCACGGTCATTCAAAAGGCTAAGGCAAACCATCGCAAGATCGGCATTTGTGGTCAGGCTCCTAGCGATTATCCTGAGTTTGCCAAGTTCCTTGTCGAGCAGGGCATTGACTCAATCAGTCTCAATCCCGATTCTGTCTTGAAGACAATGCTAGAACTTGCCAAAATGTAG
- a CDS encoding Uma2 family endonuclease — MISTTLSPSLSPTEYLEWEVTQEGRYEYEYGEVIEVTGGKLENNEIALNLIVLIRNHLRGKGCRILGGDAKLMTIPSNVYYFPDVVVSCDSRDRNAREFLQYPCLIAEVLSPATESRDRGIKLRNYLKIDSLQEYMLINSDSLSIEFYRRSDRTEVWEYLTINSSDLTVNDPEVQLTSIDLILSLSLIYENVDFKQS, encoded by the coding sequence ATGATTTCCACCACTTTATCGCCTAGCCTATCACCTACGGAATATCTAGAGTGGGAAGTAACACAAGAAGGTAGATATGAGTATGAGTATGGGGAGGTTATTGAGGTGACAGGTGGAAAGCTTGAAAATAATGAAATTGCTCTTAATTTAATTGTACTAATCCGAAATCATTTACGTGGTAAAGGTTGTCGTATCCTTGGGGGGGATGCGAAACTCATGACTATTCCGAGCAATGTTTATTACTTTCCTGATGTAGTTGTTAGTTGCGATTCGCGCGATCGCAATGCTAGGGAATTTTTACAATATCCTTGTTTAATTGCTGAAGTCCTATCCCCTGCTACAGAAAGTCGCGATCGCGGCATTAAGTTACGTAACTATCTAAAAATAGACTCATTACAAGAATATATGCTCATCAATTCAGATTCTCTAAGTATTGAGTTCTATCGTCGTAGCGATCGTACAGAAGTTTGGGAATATCTAACAATCAATAGTTCTGATTTAACTGTTAACGATCCCGAAGTTCAACTAACTAGCATAGATCTTATTCTTTCACTGTCACTTATCTATGAAAATGTTGACTTTAAGCAATCTTAA
- a CDS encoding ATP-dependent helicase, translated as MIRTGDVRILARAFMQDLTNTLIAENRDRVQAQFSLDESQEQVVESQAKFMRVVAPAGSGKTQTLTAKAVNVLANNPNARILCLTFTNAAAKEIQDRIAKKIPSSSNLSIKVSTLNAFGYDLLKSIDQSLQIAAPNGKGLGRAMNLIKIIMEQSNIWRDKVNPKLCSPILELTNMMKSLGFNHQHEVEDLQSHYDLVRALGMSQLIEKLVEDIGINGDFKNVFVNLWMPFWKNLSDKLWESKLITLEDQKYWAMTQLANSPQAQGWLRIKQFSHVFVDEFQDINLLDLFLISQIVHLSNASLVIVGDDDQCIYEWRGCTSVFIQKPEMSFGQILHGNTFETITLEKNYRCPQNIVTHSEKLINHNTSRIPKRMIPVSAESANIRVVSVPAAYITLNIVDELIADIVEKYPKHTVAIVGRKKCQLIPIQILLTKREIKFSIDTDLNVFAGEAFKDFRRFLSLPSVYTKSRSIRENVGDMMALLKRVQRTPLSKVEKQEIEEWLMQHQPESLQSAVDMFGDYLGKFKKGYVNPRDVSIRLKSFLEKFSVVACVKVASDVFIGFQKDFVRSKDDIFYSDPPFSHLADLAVNYEKDFQLFLQDIDRAIERSTANDSREAKVELMTALRTKGREFDTVIVLDVNDGIFPNKMAKDAGRIEEERRLFYVTVTRTKNNLLLFDSGRIQGQRLNISPFIDEMDLPNSSRLSHPQVDRISRELLDQLRV; from the coding sequence ATGATTAGAACTGGGGATGTACGCATACTAGCAAGAGCTTTTATGCAAGATTTGACAAACACGCTTATAGCAGAAAATCGGGATAGGGTTCAGGCACAATTTTCTCTAGATGAATCTCAAGAGCAGGTTGTTGAATCTCAAGCAAAGTTTATGCGTGTTGTCGCTCCTGCTGGTTCTGGCAAAACACAAACATTAACTGCTAAGGCGGTAAATGTTTTAGCAAATAATCCAAATGCAAGAATTTTATGTTTGACCTTCACAAATGCAGCAGCTAAAGAGATTCAAGACCGTATCGCTAAAAAAATTCCATCCTCTTCTAATCTTTCTATCAAGGTTTCAACATTAAATGCTTTTGGTTATGATCTCCTAAAATCCATAGATCAATCTTTACAAATAGCTGCTCCCAATGGAAAAGGTCTTGGCAGAGCTATGAATTTGATAAAAATAATAATGGAACAAAGTAATATTTGGAGGGATAAAGTTAATCCAAAGCTTTGTTCTCCTATCCTAGAACTTACAAACATGATGAAGAGTCTTGGATTTAATCATCAACATGAAGTTGAAGACCTTCAGAGCCATTATGATTTAGTTAGAGCGTTGGGTATGTCGCAACTCATTGAAAAACTAGTAGAGGATATTGGAATCAATGGTGATTTCAAAAATGTTTTTGTCAATTTATGGATGCCATTTTGGAAAAACCTCAGTGATAAATTATGGGAATCTAAATTGATCACACTTGAAGATCAAAAATACTGGGCAATGACTCAACTTGCTAATAGTCCTCAGGCTCAAGGCTGGTTGAGAATAAAGCAATTTTCTCATGTTTTTGTGGATGAGTTTCAAGATATTAATCTTCTCGATCTTTTTCTTATTTCTCAAATAGTCCATCTTTCAAATGCCAGTTTAGTAATTGTTGGAGATGATGATCAGTGTATCTATGAGTGGCGAGGATGCACGTCTGTTTTTATCCAAAAACCTGAAATGAGTTTTGGACAGATTTTACATGGAAATACTTTTGAGACTATCACATTAGAGAAGAACTACAGATGTCCTCAAAATATAGTTACGCACTCGGAGAAACTCATCAACCACAACACTAGCCGCATTCCTAAAAGAATGATTCCTGTCAGTGCAGAGAGTGCAAACATTCGCGTTGTATCAGTGCCAGCCGCTTACATAACTTTGAATATTGTTGATGAGTTAATTGCAGATATTGTAGAAAAATATCCTAAGCATACAGTTGCTATTGTAGGACGGAAAAAATGTCAGCTAATCCCAATTCAAATTCTACTCACAAAAAGAGAAATCAAATTTTCAATTGATACCGATCTCAACGTATTTGCAGGAGAAGCATTCAAAGATTTTCGTCGTTTTTTGTCTTTGCCAAGTGTTTATACAAAATCTAGATCTATTAGAGAAAACGTTGGGGACATGATGGCTTTATTGAAGCGAGTCCAGAGAACTCCTTTGAGTAAGGTAGAAAAGCAAGAAATTGAAGAATGGTTAATGCAACATCAACCAGAATCTCTTCAATCCGCAGTAGATATGTTTGGAGACTATTTAGGGAAATTCAAAAAAGGTTATGTTAATCCTAGAGATGTTTCAATACGTTTAAAATCTTTCCTTGAAAAGTTTTCAGTCGTTGCGTGTGTAAAAGTAGCAAGTGATGTCTTTATTGGTTTTCAAAAAGATTTTGTGAGATCAAAAGATGATATTTTCTACTCTGATCCACCTTTTAGCCATCTTGCTGATTTAGCTGTTAACTATGAAAAAGATTTTCAGCTATTTTTACAGGATATAGACAGGGCAATTGAAAGATCTACCGCTAATGATTCACGCGAAGCTAAAGTTGAATTAATGACAGCATTGCGTACTAAAGGGAGAGAATTTGATACAGTTATTGTCCTTGATGTTAATGATGGAATCTTTCCTAATAAGATGGCTAAAGATGCTGGACGGATTGAAGAAGAAAGAAGGCTTTTTTATGTGACAGTTACACGGACGAAAAACAATTTATTACTTTTCGACAGTGGTCGTATACAAGGTCAAAGGCTTAACATTTCTCCATTCATTGATGAAATGGATTTGCCAAATAGTTCTCGTTTATCTCATCCACAAGTAGATCGCATTTCTAGAGAATTACTAGATCAGCTACGAGTTTGA
- a CDS encoding type II toxin-antitoxin system RelE family toxin — protein sequence MNVNYLPSFLKELKALKSTPYFKPINSLVFEEIPKLAGLADIKNVKKLQGYENAYRIKVGDYRIGVIFENETVTFCRVLHRKEIYRYFP from the coding sequence ATGAACGTTAATTATCTTCCTAGCTTTCTTAAAGAACTTAAAGCTCTCAAAAGTACTCCTTACTTCAAACCCATAAACAGCCTTGTATTTGAGGAGATTCCCAAACTTGCTGGGTTAGCAGATATCAAAAATGTCAAAAAGCTACAGGGGTATGAAAATGCCTATCGAATCAAAGTAGGAGATTATCGAATTGGAGTAATCTTTGAAAACGAAACCGTTACATTTTGTAGAGTACTGCATCGCAAAGAAATTTATCGCTATTTCCCATGA
- a CDS encoding DUF433 domain-containing protein, whose product MNYRNYITIEPNKRGGKPCVRGLRITVYEVLEYLASDMTEAEILEDFPDLTQEDFKACIEYVAARELVHGK is encoded by the coding sequence ATGAATTACCGAAATTACATCACGATTGAGCCAAATAAACGAGGCGGCAAACCTTGTGTGCGTGGTTTGCGAATTACGGTTTATGAAGTGCTTGAATACTTAGCTTCTGATATGACCGAAGCAGAAATACTTGAAGATTTTCCTGATCTAACGCAGGAAGATTTTAAGGCTTGTATTGAATATGTTGCAGCAAGAGAATTAGTTCATGGGAAATAG
- a CDS encoding magnesium chelatase subunit H, whose product MFTSVPPIATLSSRRIIPENLQGRVLMKLVYVVLEPQYQSAMSAAVKSINKNNPNLAIEVSGYLIEELRSPENYEVFKEDIAEADIFIASLIFIDDLATKIAQAVAPHRDRLSACVVFPSMPEVMRLNKMGSFSMENLGQSKSAIAQFMRKRKEKSGSSFQDSMLKVVQTLPKILKYMPIDKAQDARNFMLSFQYWLGGSTENIENFLLMLAQNYLPSVKARAKENGAAPLIIKDPVTYLDMGLWHPLAPKMFENTAEYLDWYNARTDIPDDMKDPLAPCVGLLMARTHLVTGDDAHYVAMVQELESLGARVISVFNGGLDFSKAVEEYFYDPKQKDRAIVDSVVSLTGFALVGGPAKQDHPKAIEALEKLNRPYMVALPLVFQTTEEWQDSDLGLHPVQVALQVALPELDGGLDPIVLSGRDSMTGRSHALGDRLETIANRAIKWANLRRKPRHEKKLAITIFSFPPDKGNIGTAAYLDVFSSIHKVVEALGNNGYDVQNLPKTSHDMMSEILHNPEAMVGSPELNVAYKMSVPEYEAHTPYVDRIIEQWGPAPGHLNSDGQNLIIYGKQYGNIFVGVQPTFGYEGDPMRLLFSKSASPHHGFVAYYTYLNHIWGADAVLHFGTHGSMEFMPGKQVGMSGDCYPDSLIGALPNIYYYAVNNPSEATIAKRRGYATIISYITPAPENAGLSRNLQELSELIASYKDLRLGGRGVQITNTIMDKVRLVNLDKDVELPDQDAKDMSLEERDNIIGQVYNKLMEIESRVLPCGLHVVGEPPKVEDVTDVLTSIASFDRPEDNMKSLLRIMCESIGRDIEQLYKSSDKGIYADVELLANIRAIANKAVGALVKAKADDDGRVSKLSVLNFFRMGKTEPWIEVFQENGYPNVNKDDIKPLFEFLEFCLKQIVADNELGGLIKALEGDYITPSPGGDPIRNPLVLPTGKNMHALDPNSIPTSAAVQAAKTVVDRLLERQRQDNNGVYPETIAVVLWGTDNIKTYGESLAQVLCMIGVKPMPDALGRVNRLELIPLEELGRPRVDVVVNCSGVFRDLFVNQMDLIDRAVRMAAEADEPLEMNFVRKHAIAQAEEFGLTINQAATRVFSNSSGSYSSNVNLAVENSTWENEEELQQMYLSRKSFAFGGSVSNTQQRQLYEASLKTVDMTFQNLDSSEISLTDVSHYFDSDPTKLVGSLRKDGKKPASFIADTTTANAQVRTLTETVRLDTRTKILNPKWYEGMLKSGYEGVREISKRLVNTMGWSATAGAVDNWVYEDVNDVYVNDKEMCDRLKNLNPNSFRKIVGTLLEVNGRGYWETSEENLDRLRELYQELEDRIEGVE is encoded by the coding sequence ATGTTCACTTCTGTGCCACCGATCGCAACATTATCTAGTAGACGTATCATTCCCGAAAATCTACAGGGTCGGGTCTTAATGAAGTTGGTCTATGTAGTGCTTGAACCTCAATATCAGAGCGCTATGTCGGCGGCTGTAAAGTCCATTAATAAAAACAACCCCAACCTAGCGATCGAGGTAAGTGGTTATTTAATTGAGGAACTTCGTAGTCCAGAAAATTACGAGGTTTTTAAAGAAGATATTGCTGAGGCGGATATTTTTATCGCGTCTTTGATTTTTATTGATGATCTTGCTACGAAAATTGCTCAAGCAGTCGCACCCCATCGCGATCGCCTATCCGCTTGCGTCGTATTCCCATCAATGCCAGAGGTCATGCGACTCAATAAAATGGGCAGCTTTAGTATGGAAAACCTAGGGCAATCTAAGAGTGCGATCGCCCAGTTTATGCGGAAGCGTAAGGAGAAATCGGGCAGTTCTTTCCAAGACAGTATGCTCAAGGTCGTGCAAACTCTGCCGAAGATTCTCAAATATATGCCTATTGATAAGGCGCAGGATGCTCGTAACTTCATGTTGAGCTTCCAATATTGGTTAGGAGGTTCGACAGAAAATATTGAAAACTTCCTATTGATGCTTGCTCAAAATTATTTGCCTAGCGTGAAGGCAAGAGCAAAAGAAAATGGTGCGGCTCCTCTAATTATCAAAGACCCTGTTACCTATTTAGACATGGGGCTATGGCATCCTCTCGCACCGAAAATGTTCGAGAATACAGCCGAATATCTGGATTGGTATAATGCCCGTACCGATATTCCCGATGACATGAAAGATCCCCTCGCGCCTTGCGTAGGGTTGCTGATGGCACGTACTCACCTCGTTACTGGCGACGACGCGCATTATGTGGCAATGGTACAGGAATTGGAATCCCTCGGCGCTAGAGTAATTTCCGTATTCAATGGGGGCTTAGATTTCTCGAAAGCGGTTGAAGAATATTTCTACGATCCTAAGCAAAAGGATCGGGCGATCGTTGATAGCGTCGTTTCATTGACTGGTTTTGCTCTCGTTGGGGGACCCGCTAAGCAAGATCACCCCAAGGCGATCGAAGCTCTCGAAAAGTTGAACCGTCCCTACATGGTAGCCTTGCCGCTCGTTTTCCAAACTACAGAAGAATGGCAAGATAGCGATCTGGGTTTACATCCTGTGCAAGTTGCGCTTCAAGTTGCTTTGCCAGAACTTGATGGTGGACTTGATCCGATTGTGCTTTCGGGTCGCGATAGCATGACTGGTCGTTCCCATGCTTTAGGCGATCGCCTTGAAACCATCGCCAACCGTGCGATCAAGTGGGCAAACCTCCGCCGCAAGCCTCGCCATGAGAAGAAACTGGCGATTACAATCTTCAGCTTCCCTCCTGATAAAGGCAATATCGGAACTGCCGCCTATTTAGATGTATTCTCTTCCATTCATAAGGTCGTAGAAGCTCTTGGTAATAATGGCTATGATGTTCAGAACTTACCCAAGACATCCCACGACATGATGTCCGAGATTCTGCACAACCCTGAAGCAATGGTTGGCAGTCCTGAACTGAATGTTGCCTATAAGATGTCTGTGCCTGAGTATGAAGCCCATACTCCCTACGTCGATCGCATTATCGAGCAATGGGGGCCTGCTCCCGGACATCTCAATTCCGATGGTCAGAACTTGATCATTTACGGGAAGCAATATGGCAACATCTTCGTAGGCGTACAGCCCACCTTCGGTTATGAAGGCGACCCCATGCGCTTGCTCTTTAGCAAATCCGCTTCACCCCATCACGGTTTCGTAGCTTATTACACCTATCTCAACCATATCTGGGGAGCCGATGCCGTCCTCCACTTCGGGACTCACGGCTCGATGGAATTCATGCCCGGAAAGCAAGTGGGTATGTCTGGCGATTGCTATCCCGATAGCTTGATCGGAGCGCTACCCAACATCTATTACTACGCTGTAAACAATCCCTCAGAAGCCACGATCGCTAAGCGTCGCGGTTATGCCACCATCATCAGCTACATTACCCCTGCGCCCGAAAATGCAGGCTTAAGCCGTAACCTGCAAGAACTGAGCGAATTGATTGCGTCCTACAAGGATCTGCGTCTCGGTGGTCGTGGTGTCCAAATCACCAATACGATCATGGACAAGGTGCGCCTAGTCAATCTGGATAAGGATGTTGAACTTCCTGACCAAGATGCCAAGGATATGTCCCTTGAGGAACGCGATAACATCATCGGTCAGGTTTACAACAAGCTGATGGAAATTGAGTCCCGCGTTCTCCCTTGTGGTCTGCACGTTGTTGGCGAACCGCCCAAAGTCGAAGATGTCACCGACGTGTTGACCAGCATCGCCAGCTTCGATCGCCCCGAAGACAACATGAAATCGTTACTACGGATCATGTGTGAAAGCATCGGACGCGATATCGAGCAGCTTTACAAATCCAGCGACAAGGGTATTTACGCCGATGTGGAACTTTTGGCAAACATTCGGGCGATCGCCAATAAAGCTGTAGGCGCATTGGTCAAAGCAAAAGCTGATGACGATGGCAGAGTTTCCAAGCTCTCCGTTCTCAACTTCTTTAGAATGGGTAAAACTGAGCCTTGGATTGAAGTTTTCCAAGAGAATGGCTATCCCAATGTTAATAAAGATGATATCAAGCCTCTGTTTGAATTCCTAGAGTTCTGTCTCAAGCAAATTGTCGCGGACAACGAACTCGGCGGCTTGATCAAAGCTCTCGAAGGTGATTACATTACCCCTAGCCCCGGTGGTGACCCAATCCGTAATCCCTTGGTGCTGCCTACTGGCAAGAATATGCACGCCCTCGATCCTAACTCGATTCCGACGAGTGCGGCAGTGCAAGCAGCTAAAACTGTGGTTGATCGCCTCTTAGAGCGTCAACGTCAAGACAACAATGGAGTCTATCCCGAAACGATCGCGGTCGTCCTCTGGGGAACTGACAACATCAAGACCTACGGCGAATCCCTCGCTCAAGTCCTTTGCATGATCGGCGTGAAGCCTATGCCCGATGCCCTCGGTCGTGTCAACCGTTTGGAATTGATTCCCCTCGAAGAGTTGGGTCGTCCTCGCGTTGATGTGGTCGTCAACTGCTCTGGCGTATTCCGCGATTTATTCGTTAACCAAATGGACTTGATTGATCGCGCCGTGAGAATGGCAGCCGAAGCTGATGAGCCTTTGGAAATGAACTTTGTCCGCAAACACGCGATCGCCCAAGCAGAAGAGTTTGGCTTAACCATCAATCAAGCCGCAACTCGCGTATTCAGCAACTCATCGGGTTCTTACTCTTCTAACGTTAACCTCGCTGTCGAAAACAGCACATGGGAAAACGAAGAAGAATTGCAACAGATGTATCTATCGCGCAAGTCCTTCGCCTTTGGTGGTTCGGTCAGCAACACTCAACAGCGTCAGCTTTATGAAGCCTCACTGAAGACCGTTGACATGACCTTCCAAAACTTGGACTCTTCCGAAATCAGTCTCACCGATGTATCCCACTACTTCGACTCTGACCCTACCAAACTCGTTGGCAGTCTCCGCAAAGATGGCAAAAAACCCGCCTCCTTCATCGCTGACACTACCACCGCTAATGCTCAAGTTCGCACCCTGACTGAGACTGTCCGCCTCGATACCCGCACGAAGATTCTCAATCCCAAGTGGTATGAGGGAATGCTCAAGAGTGGTTACGAAGGTGTGCGCGAAATCTCGAAGCGCCTTGTGAACACGATGGGCTGGTCAGCTACGGCTGGAGCAGTGGATAACTGGGTTTACGAAGATGTCAATGATGTCTATGTGAATGATAAAGAGATGTGCGATCGCCTCAAAAATCTCAACCCCAACTCGTTCCGTAAGATTGTTGGTACGCTTCTAGAAGTCAATGGTCGCGGCTATTGGGAAACCAGTGAAGAGAATCTGGATAGATTGCGTGAGCTATATCAAGAACTCGAAGACCGAATTGAAGGTGTAGAGTAA
- a CDS encoding Tic20 family protein, with product MNWQQAATPLHRFYSCLPYLLPMSAGVIYGAVLFQQFPLLILPFIPFIWIYSNVLSFPLVPFLGLTGEFFLFMGLYFLVVRDARIPRFIRFNTMQALLMQIVLFIGQILFQFLEQLSNAALPSVISAIFANTMFIGVMLLTGYAVYQSIKGEYSDIPTLSQAASFQCEV from the coding sequence ATGAATTGGCAGCAAGCTGCAACACCCTTACATCGCTTTTATAGTTGCTTGCCCTATCTCTTGCCCATGTCGGCGGGGGTGATTTATGGAGCCGTTTTATTTCAACAGTTCCCCTTGCTTATCCTTCCCTTTATTCCTTTCATCTGGATCTACAGCAATGTGCTGTCATTCCCACTAGTGCCTTTTCTGGGATTAACAGGCGAGTTTTTCTTATTTATGGGCTTATATTTTTTGGTAGTCAGAGATGCCCGTATTCCTCGATTTATTCGCTTTAATACGATGCAAGCATTGTTAATGCAAATCGTCTTGTTTATCGGTCAAATTCTCTTCCAATTCCTTGAGCAATTATCCAATGCTGCATTGCCATCGGTAATTAGCGCGATATTTGCTAACACAATGTTCATTGGAGTGATGCTATTAACTGGATATGCAGTTTATCAAAGTATTAAAGGTGAATACTCTGATATTCCTACACTTTCACAAGCTGCATCATTTCAGTGCGAGGTGTAA
- a CDS encoding Tic20 family protein, with protein sequence MVRRSSVDYLDRLYASLPYILPITAVVLFGAFLFEQFPPLATIFTPIFYLYRILAISIIDFISIRFVAWFCVFIFVVRSYRVNHFIRFNAMQALLLDIIVALVGAFTELLALILGKLAFFPFMLQIIASVTFLGITAASVYGIFECIRGKYADKIPVISDVGYSQIR encoded by the coding sequence ATGGTACGACGTAGTTCAGTCGATTATTTAGATAGGCTTTATGCCAGTTTGCCTTATATATTACCGATTACTGCTGTAGTATTGTTTGGGGCATTTTTGTTTGAGCAGTTTCCCCCATTAGCAACAATTTTTACCCCTATTTTCTATCTATATAGAATTCTAGCAATTTCAATTATTGATTTTATTTCAATTCGCTTTGTTGCTTGGTTTTGTGTATTTATTTTTGTAGTTAGAAGCTATAGAGTAAATCATTTTATTCGTTTCAATGCGATGCAAGCGTTACTGCTAGATATTATTGTTGCTCTTGTAGGGGCATTCACTGAACTTTTAGCACTGATCTTAGGAAAGCTAGCCTTTTTCCCATTCATGCTTCAGATAATTGCTAGTGTTACTTTCTTAGGGATCACAGCCGCATCTGTATATGGCATCTTTGAATGTATTCGCGGTAAGTACGCTGATAAAATTCCTGTGATTTCTGATGTTGGCTATTCGCAAATACGCTAA